A genomic stretch from Telopea speciosissima isolate NSW1024214 ecotype Mountain lineage chromosome 7, Tspe_v1, whole genome shotgun sequence includes:
- the LOC122669013 gene encoding pentatricopeptide repeat-containing protein At5g48730, chloroplastic: MASLTSSQCFSGTSISSAQRPPLPELKPKNLPIPKPRPQIPTVSSPATTQVANAETTDIATYPENKRIGRSSSGKEKEREARERKELVNRKIASQKAISVILRREATKAVIEKKGGPTNSKKLLPRTVLEALHERITALRWESALKVFELLREQLWYRPNTGIYIKLIVMLGKCKQPERAQSLFQDMVDEGCIVNHESYTALLSAYSRSGLFDQAFSILNQMKKTPGCQPDIYTYSILIKSCFHFFAFDQVQTLLSDMAAQGIKPNTITYNTLIDAYGKAGRFEEMESTLMQMLGEKDCEPDVWTMNSTLRAFGSSGQLETMERCYEKFQCSGIRPSIKTFNILLDSYGKAGEYDKMSSVMEYMHKYYFSWTIVTYNVVIDAFGRAGDLKQMEYLFRLMRSERIKPNCVTLCSLVRAYGRAGAVDKIGGVLRFIENSDVMLDTVFFNCLIDAYGRMECLAEMKDVLVIMEKRGYKPDKITYSTMIKAYLSSGITSRAKELQDVMNKRVETGSHLDEQKKKDFDQHSRA; this comes from the exons ATGGCATCTCTTACGAGCTCGCAATGCTTCAGTGGAACTTCAATCTCATCAGCCCAACGTCCTCCACTTCCAGAATTGAAACCCAAAAACTTGCCCATACCGAAACCAAGGCCACAAATCCCAACCGTTTCTTCACCTGCTACTACCCAAGTTGCGAACGCAGAGACAACAGATATAGCGACGTATCCGGAAAACAAACGGATTGGAAGAAGCAGCAGcggaaaggaaaaagagagggaagctCGGGAGAGGAAAGAACTAGTGAACCGAAAGATTGCTTCTCAGAAGGCTATATCGGTGATACTGCGCAGAGAGGCCACAAAAGCTGTCATTGAGAAGAAGGGAGGTCCTACCAATTCGAAGAAGCTCTTACCCAGGACTGTTCTCGAAGCCCTTCACGAGAGGATCACCGCTTTGCGCTGGGAATCCGCTCTTAAG GTATTTGAACTACTACGTGAGCAGCTCTGGTATAGGCCCAACACTGGCATATACATTAAGCTTATTGTCATGCTTGGGAAATGCAAACAGCCTGAGAGGGCCCAGTCTTTATTCCAAGATATGGTTGATGAAGGCTGCATAGTGAACCATGAGTCCTACACTGCCCTTCTTTCTGCGTATAGTAGGAGTGGCCTCTTCGACCAAGCATTTTCCATCCTCAACCAGATGAAGAAAACACCAGGTTGCCAGCCTGACATCTACACTTACTCCATCCTTATAAAATCCTGCTTCCATTTCTTTGCCTTCGACCAAGTACAGACTCTGCTCTCAGACATGGCAGCCCAGGGAATCAAGCCCAATACCATCACATACAATACCCTCATTGATGCCTATGGGAAAGCTGGCAG ATTTGAGGAGATGGAATCAACATTAATGCAAATGCTTGGTGAGAAGGACTGTGAGCCTGATGTCTGGACCATGAACTCCACACTCAGAGCCTTTGGGAGCAGTGGCCAGCTTGAAACAATGGAGAGGTGTTACGAAAAGTTTCAGTGCTCTGGGATCCGTCCCAGCATCAAGACCTTCAACATTCTCCTAGATTCATATGGGAAGGCCGGTGAGTATGACAAGATGAGCTCTGTGATGGAATACATGCATAAGTACTACTTCTCATGGACAATTGTGACATACAATGTGGTAATTGATGCATTCGGTAGGGCTGGTGACCTGAAGCAGATGGAATACTTGTTCAGACTGATGAGGTCTGAGAGGATCAAACCCAATTGTGTTACACTATGTTCCCTTGTCAGGGCTTATGGGCGAGCAGGGGCTGTGGACAAGATTGGAGGTGTCTTAAGGTTCATTGAGAACTCAGATGTGATGTTGGATACTGTGTTTTTCAACTGCCTGATTGATGCATATGGAAGGATGGAATGCCTGGCTGAGATGAAAGATGTTCTGGTAATAATGGAGAAGAGAGGATATAAGCCTGACAAAATCACATACAGCACCATGATCAAGGCTTATTTAAGTAGTGGCATCACCAGCCGTGCCAAGGAGCTTCAGGATGTAATGAACAAGAGGGTGGAAACTGGATCACACTTGGatgagcaaaaaaaaaaagactttgaCCAGCACTCCCGTGCTTAA